Genomic DNA from Lactuca sativa cultivar Salinas chromosome 8, Lsat_Salinas_v11, whole genome shotgun sequence:
GCTGTGATTTATTTACCGAGCTgacatctacgaggtgagttatcctcactatactaaggggtctaaggcaccaaggccgacccattggatttgatatcctagtagttattgatatgttgagttgagttagtgatgaatgccagttgatatgctagtcaGGTAGATTTGTAGGACTGCCTGTGATActatatgattatctgtatgtgcattAGTCATGATACATGTCGACACGTTATGTGGGATGGGTAGAGGTTGTACTGCTCAgtacggtagccaacaaaccctagagtattctaGTTATGAGCTGAGGGCGCGGTAGGCATTCCACACTCATACtaaggactcgggagcattccagatacgagctgagggcccggtaggcattccagactcgtattgAGGGCTCGATGGCACTCCAGATACAAGTTGAGGTcctggtaggcattccagactcgtactgaagGCCCAGGGGGTAGTCCAGCTTGAAAAGCTGTGGACCCAGTGCATGCTGTTCTGTTTtgattgatatgatatgttaatgttgatattgatatgtggactgtatgtgtatcggtattttgggggtaactcactaagctttcgggcatacagtttcagtttattgtttcaggtacatcggggGATCGAGGCAAggccaaggcgtgatcgtacaactcctcctattgtgtttatgtttctgggaaaagctctgataatcaatattttgaaaataaagttgtaatgttttgatgaacttgacatgttttaaaaagtttaaattggtttgaaattttggatgtcacaaaaatggattaaacccttttactggtaagtttctagtttagcctactaaGTGTTCTAacagaaaagtatgtttttgtactagaaaacgatgtattgaatttgtatactatgacctgacctatacctggtactccttatgatttcTTCAtgtatacggaatatatatatatatatatatatatatatatatatatatatatatatatatatatatatatatatatatatatatatatatatatatagctaagaccaaatagatagtagactgggtgcatctgctctaagcccacaaccaaacaaggaacaggaaatgaagcggaaaacaCAGATCCTACAGTTTGTCggacccgattaatatatatccttgATGTatgcactaaggaatcataaagttagcattataggcccctttcTAAGTGAATGTACTAGGACTCAACTGTGTTGATTGTCTTTTGTAATAATGAAGGTATACAATAGTATTTTAAAGTGATTACTAAAGTActgactaccttaaaaccaattcgTTTAATTAAGGTCAAAAATGTGATGTGGTTGTAACCATACTAATAACGCTCTCCCTCtagaagactctggttacaaaacgccgCTTAACAAACAAATTGCTAAGCCTTGAAGTagtctcacattaatgttatcttgttcttgttttaGTATGTTCCTCCatatttctctttatagtatgttcctccctatCCTAGTTATAGTATTttctgaacctctaaactatacctgttatagtttactagtatgtatACTTGAACTGATACTGACTTGaataaaaaactaatttatctactgagttatgattgtactttaaaaatggtgttttataaacaacaaagtaacataacttaaaagagtttttgaaatggttttgatcacttataaaagtataagaaatcctttaaagtgatggttatcacaaataatatttacacaattatcattgtgttcaacttgtattccccccccccccccccctaaaagcatttaaaacaatttaaaagattgattataggggtataaactcaccttatgTTGGTGATTCAATTGCAGATTCGTGtgaggatgagaagttccacgaatgaattcccgagacacaaatgagtcctaaatgacatataatggcatatataggcacgtaattagtgttttaaacaactaacatgcaaggaaacacccttaTGGACTAAGAAACACTTGAactaagtgttacaatcacatgtgatttattaaAAGGGGTGTACGAAACTtaagggagtgtacggccgtacactcatggaaaacatgcaaaagagGGTGTTTGATCCATGGGGAAACTAGTGGGTCTATTGTACAATAAGAAGATGAACAAAGCTTTCATTTTGGAAGGACTTGaagtgtgtacggccacaccaaGTGTGTACGACTGTACACCCTTGATGATCTTGAGTTTGATGATGTTTTAAGGCTATGAATCAAGTGTTTAACATGTCTAACTAGATGATAAAGGGAATACACACACTTTTGAGGGTCTCTAtggggttcacggcccaagaacaagtgtgttcttggtgttcttggtgaaatggatgAAGATTTAAAGATTTATCATAAAGAGTTGTTTTCATGGATGAATCATGAGATTATACATAACTAGGGGAGATATCAAGAAGGGTAAAAGGATCACTTACGATTTTAGAGGATTAGAATGAAgaatcttgatgatacttgagagagaaccGATTTTCTAGACTTGGAAATGTAAGAAATGAATAGAAATGAAGGCATAACTCATATATGGGCATGAGTTCATGAACACCATGGatgtacggtcgtacacccatgtgtgcggccgtacactcctcttgatGGAGTGTTTGGCTCGATTGAAACCCGATGATCCTAATTTAACATCACCCTACACCCagtccttaagtgtactaggcttagaacccaTAAAACGATccttaacaatgctaaaagatagcagaacaAGTCTGACTTTCGATTGATTGGCTGAACTTACAAAgtaaaaaattttgggttgtcacattttgCTTCACCACCATCTGTCTTCCACCACCTTCAGCCTTCCCACCGACGAATCCACCCTCTTTCTAGCTTCTCTCCTTCACTGCCGCAGCAGGTAAGAATCTGGTgggtttttcatgttttttttctgaTTTTGTGTGTTTTCGGTGACCACCAGCCACCACCGGAAGATCATCATCAACTTTGACAATCGGAATCCGCCCATCACAACAAGAAGAACGAAAAAGGTtagttttttttctaatttttattgaaattgaaattgtatatatgtataagtttatatgaaattgaaattgaaattgatcaTCCTATGATTATAGAATTGTGTTGTTTGTTTGGTATGTGTATGATTGTGTTGTTTGTTTGGtatatgtatgttgtttgtttttttaggtttatatgaaattgaaattgtatatataaaatgtTATTTTACTTGGTTAATGTTATATGAAACTGAAATTCAAATTTGTTTAGGTAcatatgaaattgaaattgaaatcgcGGCACAGACTTGTAGGAACCCCTTCGAGTGGGTATCCATGCATATATGCAAAGAGCTTATCGAGAGCGCAAGTAtcagataaaaaaacattttgctAGAGTTGGTGGTATCATAATGTGGAAAGGGCAAGAAGATGTCCACCGACTGATTTGACCGCCGAAACTTAGAACAAAATGATTGATTTGTTGTTTTTGACCGATAAATACAGACGCACATCGGTTAAAAATAAAGTTACTAGGTCGAAACTTCCAAACACAAGTGCTCATGGATGTAGATCCTATGTTCAACAACGTTATTTAGAAGTAATAAAATACATTGGTattatttaaaattgttattaacttttgtataaatatatttattgttttttttcacTTATTATAAGATAAAATGGGAATCAAGTCGCAGCATATTGAGGGTTGGAGACAAATACGCTACAAAGAAGGTTCGGGTTGGTGTACAAGTCGAGCACAAGAAGATTGGGTAAGTGATAAACGAAATAAATGTGctgtttaaatatattattattattaattatagttttttgtttaaggaatattattattattttaatcttTAAGTTTAGTCGTTTGTTTTAATTAATGtttgtttattgttttctttattttaggaGAAAATTCAAGAGGAATATGAAAATTTGCAAAACGAGGTTGGGGAAGGCGGAGAAGTAGACGAGGAAGAATGTTTGGAACGTGCCTTTGGGACGAGATGCGAGCATGCTCGCGGAGTGGGTACAAGACCAACCGACAACTTTGGTTTAATTCCAAATGAACGGCCTTCCACTTCTAAATCGTCCCAATCTCAACTGCAATCTCAATCCTAATTTGATGCACAACAAATACAAGAATACTTTTAACAATATAATGCATCGTTGGCGTCAAGTATTCCGAATTTCCAACCACCACCATTTCTGAACTTTCTATTCAACTCTAACACACAAGCAAGTACCTCTCAACAATTTTCCGAAAGGatggaagaagaaggagaagaagatgatgatgatgattatgataataatggttgattttttttagtattttgaacaatgttagttaactactattataatattaaacttgaatttgaacaatcatacATAGTTAATGTATTTCAATTGATATATGTTGCAATGTTTTTTGGATTTGTTAAAAATGCAGGAATTATAATGTACAAAATttgtaaaaacaaaaataacaaccAGTAGCTATCCCTACAATATGTCGTCGCTATAGGTATATAATGGACAACGATGAAAAACCTATAGCGACGACTAGTCATTGTAATAGCTTAAATCTTTCACGACGACATGTCATCGCTATAGGTTTCCTGACGACATGTCGTTGCCACAGGTAATTACCGAAAATATGTTTGACAAAAGTTGTACCGACAACATGTCATCGCAATAGGGGGAAGCTATGCTGACAACATCTATGCCGACGACAATATTGACCAATGTCTACAGATTGGTTGCCAACGATAAGGCGTCTACATAGCCTATGGCTACGACATCTCGTCGGGATAGCATCCGAAATTGTCGTCGTCATAGGGTGTTCATGTAGGGAACAATACGCAACCATGTACAGTTAAACAATAAAATCTTAAAAAATGGTTAGACAATCGAGATTGAATCACAGGCAATTAGTCGAGGAGCCTATATGCATTAATTAACAAAATATACTCACACGTTTGTCTCAGTTACACAAATACTATAAATGATTAAAATATCACCGTTATAGCATGCATGTTATAATCATTAGCTTATAGCATTATTAGATTACAACACAGATTTTAACTTTATTAACTTAGATTTGAACTTAGATTATCTAAACGGTAATAATAAtttatcaacaacaacaacaataataataataataataataataataataataataataatgtgtgGAAAACTTTAAACTTTAAAAATATATCTAATGGTTATTACAAACCTTATTAAACCAACTAAAAACCTACTTACTTATGATATATTTATAGCTAGTAATAGTTAGGTAAAAACATTAGTAGAAAATATCAgtttataatataaaagaaattaataatttatgtttaaagGAAATGTAAAACAATATTAGATTCGTCAACAGGGTCATTGCATGGTTATAGTCACGATATACGTCTCGTTTCCTTATACATTTTATAACCCAAGACTTTccataataataatgataattatctataataatatattgttattattaCATAATATATACTGATGATTCTCGAAGTGGGTGGAACGAAAGGTTCCTAGCAAAATTATGACAATATAATAGCATAAACACGTACTACACCCCAATCGCGACCACaatatcctaagtcaaaatagcaCACCTACTCCCGCGCGCACATTACAAAATGGCCTGCTAACTTCATATCATCGTCCGAGGAATCCTCTAATCATACGAGACATGGTTAAGATGACCAAAATCTTAAAGCCTACCACAACTCAAAAGCGCAGCACTTCATGGGGTTTCAGCCTCCTGTTTTCCACGGTGGCCATTGTTGTGGTGGCAATGCTTGTCATCCAGCTCGATACTTATGAGACGGTAGCATTTCCGCTCCAGGAAGTCAGTGAACCCATGTACGTACCAGCCAGAAAGAACTCAGCAAGTCTTTCTGGGGTGGAAAAGGTGGGGTCCGGTCTACTGATCGGACCCGAGGATATAGTCTATGAACCAAAGTCTGGGGTCATATACACCGGTTGTCACGATGGGTGGATCAAGCGAGTCACATTGAGTGTTTTGGGGGCGGACTCGGTGGTGGAGAATTGGGTTCACACTGGCGGCCAGCCGCTAGGGCTTGCGATTGATGAATCTGGTGATGTTTTTGTGGCCGATGCTTATAAGGGGCTACTTAAGGTAAGTGTAGATGGTAAAATTGAGTTGTTAACTGATGAGGCCGAGGGCATAAAGGTTGGGTTGGCAGATGGTGTAGTAGTCGCGAAAAATAGCATGGTTTACTTCACGGACGCGACGTATAAATATAACTATTGGTCCGCGTTGAATGACCTTATGGAGGGTCGACCTCACGGTAGGTTATTGAGCTATGACCCATCGACAAAAGAAACGAAAGTGATTGCTCGAGACCTCTATTTCGCTAATGGTGTCGAACTTTCACCCGATCAAGACTTTGTGatcttttgtgagacattcatgtatgtaatacaagtattgattcattgtatatttaatttatttattatcatTTGTTACTAATGATTTACTAGCAATGGATTCAGTCGGCTGATCAATCTAGTTCTAAAGTCATCGAAGTGAATCCATTGCTGCTACTTTATTttctagtagttttatgattttaaaatttGTATTTGTTATCAATTGTAGGAGAAGGTGCTCTCGGTACTATTTACACGGGGAAAAGAAGGGATATATTGATGTTTTCGCAAAGAACTTACCTGGGTTACCGGACAATGTAAGATATGATGGCGATGGACACTATTGGATGGCACTACCATGGGTAATTTGGCTTCTTAATAACATGCTTTTTCTAGCAACTATACAATTTTCATCATGTGACAAGTTTTCTATATATATGCAGGACAATTCCCTTTTATTTACGTATACACAGAAATACCA
This window encodes:
- the LOC111916172 gene encoding protein STRICTOSIDINE SYNTHASE-LIKE 5, producing the protein MVKMTKILKPTTTQKRSTSWGFSLLFSTVAIVVVAMLVIQLDTYETVAFPLQEVSEPMYVPARKNSASLSGVEKVGSGLLIGPEDIVYEPKSGVIYTGCHDGWIKRVTLSVLGADSVVENWVHTGGQPLGLAIDESGDVFVADAYKGLLKVSVDGKIELLTDEAEGIKVGLADGVVVAKNSMVYFTDATYKYNYWSALNDLMEGRPHGRLLSYDPSTKETKVIARDLYFANGVELSPDQDFVIFCETFMRRCSRYYLHGEKKGYIDVFAKNLPGLPDNVRYDGDGHYWMALPWDNSLLFTYTQKYQFVRKIFAFTLKHLRKMPDLMKFGGVIVLDLEGKVVGGYYDETWGMTSSGVKIGESLYLGSVTKPYITRLNLTQHPLRLIS